One genomic region from Apodemus sylvaticus chromosome 1, mApoSyl1.1, whole genome shotgun sequence encodes:
- the LOC127677849 gene encoding olfactory receptor 9I1-like, with amino-acid sequence MAKNNITSVTEFILMGFSDHPKWEIPLFLVFLSFYLVTILGNLGIVILIHVDVQLHIPMYFFLSHLSVLDTCYTSVITPQILATLATGKTVISYGCCAAQFFFFTICAGTECFLLSVMAYDRYVAISNPLLYTVAMGPRKCWSLVVGAYVCGVCGAILRTTCTFSLSFCENNQINFFFCDLPPLLKLACSDTTNVEIIIVFFGNFVILANALVILISYLLIIKTVMRMKSSGRRAKTFSTCISHLTAVTLLFGTLIFMYIRSGSKKSLEEDKVVSIFYTMVIPMLNPLIYSLRNKDVKAAFKKVTGKCQASHNIQH; translated from the coding sequence ATGGCCAAGAATAACATCACCTCAGTAACTGAATTCATCCTAATGGGTTTTAGTGACCACCCCAAGTGGGAGATTCCCCTCTTTCTGGTGTTTCTTAGCTTTTATCTTGTCACCATCCTGGGAAACTTGGGCATAGTCATTCTTATCCATGTAGATGTCCAACTCCACATCCCAATGTACTTCTTTCTGAGCCATCTATCTGTGTTGGATACCTGCTATACCTCAGTCATCACCCCTCAGATCCTGGCCACACTGGCTACAGGCAAAACAGTCATCTCTTATGGTTGCTGTGCTGCTCAGTTCTTCTTCTTCACTATCTGTGCAGGTACAGAGTGTTTCCTGTTGTCTGTgatggcctatgatcgctatgttGCTATTAGCAATCCACTACTCTACACTGTGGCCATGGGCCCTAGAAAATGTTGGAGTTTAGTAGTAGGAGCATATGTTTGTGGAGTGTGTGGGGCAATCCTGCGTACCACAtgcaccttctctctctccttctgtgaaAATAATCAGATCAATTTCTTCTTTTGTGACCTCCCACCCCTGCTGAAGCTGGCCTGTAGTGACACAACAAATGTTGAAATTATCATTGTCTTCTTTGGGAATTTTGTAATTTTGGCAAATGCCTTAGTCATCCTCATTTCCTACCTGCTCATCATTAAAACTGTCATGAGAATGAAGTCTTCAGGCAGAAGAGCAAAGACTTTCTCAACATGTATCTCCCACCTCACTGCTGTGACTCTTTTATTTGGGACACTCATCTTTATGTACATACGGAGTGGCTCCAAAAAGTCCCTGGAAGAAGATAAAGTTGTGTCTATCTTCTACACTATGGTCATTCCCATGCTGAACCCCCTAATCTACAGCCTAAGAAACAAGGATGTCAAGGCTGCATTCAAGAAGGTTACTGGTAAATGCCAGGCCTCCCACAACATACAACACTGA